The following proteins are co-located in the Sphaeramia orbicularis chromosome 24, fSphaOr1.1, whole genome shotgun sequence genome:
- the pinx1 gene encoding PIN2/TERF1-interacting telomerase inhibitor 1 isoform X2: MAMLAEPRRKQKWSVDPRNSSWSKDDSKFGQRMLERMGWSKGKGLGKSEQGATDHIKVKLKNNSLGLGANVSHEDNWIAHQDDFNELLAQLNNCHGQSNNTDSPQEEQTGFSLEEKSKTAKKRVHYMKFTKGKDLSSRSEKDLNCIFGKRARSAKDQEQESSSSDSQGEKEENVPSSASAELDPESITKTVTSTLTMQEYFAKRMADLRRARGQAQGESSEKSGPSEDPSPVHIIDDDTDEPKKKKKKKKSKKATDEVEEVEDAHADPIVVKDEDLEQEYSAKKKKKRKTAENEAPTNENCDCTPVEELPPPKKKKQKKQKRETEHLNGHIVTEDQSVESEVVEKQKKKHREEVKAVGKGDTEALTEKKSKKEKKKKKKHSEEAD, encoded by the exons ATGGCCATGCTTGCCGAAC CCCGTAGGAAACAGAAGTGGTCAGTTGACCCCAGAAACAGCTCCTGGAGTAAAGATGACTCCAAATTTGGACAGAGGATGCTGGAGCGAATGGGGTGGTCCAAGGGCAAG GGCCTGGGGAAAAGTGAGCAAGGCGCCACTGATCACATCaaagtaaaactgaaaaacaacagCCTTGGTCTTGGAGCCAATGTCAGCCATGAG GATAACTGGATTGCCCACCAGGATGATTTCAATGAGCTTCTTGCTCAGCTGAACAACTGCCATGGTCAAAGCAACAATACCG ATTCTCCACAAGAAGAGCAGACAGGCTTCAGCTTGGAAGAGAAGTCCAAGACGGCCAAAAAGAGGGTCCATTACATGAAATTTACTAAAG GAAAGGATCTCTCATCCCGAAGTGAAAAAGATCTTAACTGTATCTTTGGAAAGAGGGCTAGATCTGCCAAAGACCAAGAGCAG GAGAGCAGCAGCAGTGATTCTCAGGGTGAAAAGGAGGAGAACGTCCCTTCCTCTGCCTCTGCTGAACTGGATCCGGAGTCCATCACCAAGACTGTGACCAGCACTCTGACCATGCAGGAGTATTTTGCAAAGCGCATGGCTGATTTGAGAAGGGCTCGCGGCCAGGCCCAAGGAGAGAGCAGCGAGAAATCAGGCCCGTCTGAGGATCCCAGTCCTGTCCACATCATTGACGACGACACAGACGAacctaagaagaagaagaagaaaaagaagagcaaGAAGGCAACAGATGAAGTGGAAGAGGTGGAAGATGCACATGCTGATCCCATTGTGGTAAAAGATGAAGATCTGGAACAAGAATATtcagcgaagaagaagaaaaaaaggaaaacggcTGAAAATGAAGCGCCTACAAATGAGAACTGTGACTGCACCCCTGTCGAGGAGCTGCCTCCCcccaagaagaagaagcagaaaaagcAGAAAAGGGAAACCGAGCATCTAAACGGACACATCGTGACCGAGGATCAGAGCGTAGAATCTGAAGTTGtagagaaacagaagaagaaacacagaGAGGAGGTCAAAGCTGTAGGTAAAGGGGACACAGAGGCGTTGACGGAGAAAAAAtccaaaaaggagaaaaagaagaaaaagaaacattcaGAAGAGGCAGATTAG
- the pinx1 gene encoding PIN2/TERF1-interacting telomerase inhibitor 1 isoform X1, protein MAMLAEPRRKQKWSVDPRNSSWSKDDSKFGQRMLERMGWSKGKGLGKSEQGATDHIKVKLKNNSLGLGANVSHEDNWIAHQDDFNELLAQLNNCHGQSNNTDSPQEEQTGFSLEEKSKTAKKRVHYMKFTKGKDLSSRSEKDLNCIFGKRARSAKDQEQVQESSSSDSQGEKEENVPSSASAELDPESITKTVTSTLTMQEYFAKRMADLRRARGQAQGESSEKSGPSEDPSPVHIIDDDTDEPKKKKKKKKSKKATDEVEEVEDAHADPIVVKDEDLEQEYSAKKKKKRKTAENEAPTNENCDCTPVEELPPPKKKKQKKQKRETEHLNGHIVTEDQSVESEVVEKQKKKHREEVKAVGKGDTEALTEKKSKKEKKKKKKHSEEAD, encoded by the exons ATGGCCATGCTTGCCGAAC CCCGTAGGAAACAGAAGTGGTCAGTTGACCCCAGAAACAGCTCCTGGAGTAAAGATGACTCCAAATTTGGACAGAGGATGCTGGAGCGAATGGGGTGGTCCAAGGGCAAG GGCCTGGGGAAAAGTGAGCAAGGCGCCACTGATCACATCaaagtaaaactgaaaaacaacagCCTTGGTCTTGGAGCCAATGTCAGCCATGAG GATAACTGGATTGCCCACCAGGATGATTTCAATGAGCTTCTTGCTCAGCTGAACAACTGCCATGGTCAAAGCAACAATACCG ATTCTCCACAAGAAGAGCAGACAGGCTTCAGCTTGGAAGAGAAGTCCAAGACGGCCAAAAAGAGGGTCCATTACATGAAATTTACTAAAG GAAAGGATCTCTCATCCCGAAGTGAAAAAGATCTTAACTGTATCTTTGGAAAGAGGGCTAGATCTGCCAAAGACCAAGAGCAGGTG CAGGAGAGCAGCAGCAGTGATTCTCAGGGTGAAAAGGAGGAGAACGTCCCTTCCTCTGCCTCTGCTGAACTGGATCCGGAGTCCATCACCAAGACTGTGACCAGCACTCTGACCATGCAGGAGTATTTTGCAAAGCGCATGGCTGATTTGAGAAGGGCTCGCGGCCAGGCCCAAGGAGAGAGCAGCGAGAAATCAGGCCCGTCTGAGGATCCCAGTCCTGTCCACATCATTGACGACGACACAGACGAacctaagaagaagaagaagaaaaagaagagcaaGAAGGCAACAGATGAAGTGGAAGAGGTGGAAGATGCACATGCTGATCCCATTGTGGTAAAAGATGAAGATCTGGAACAAGAATATtcagcgaagaagaagaaaaaaaggaaaacggcTGAAAATGAAGCGCCTACAAATGAGAACTGTGACTGCACCCCTGTCGAGGAGCTGCCTCCCcccaagaagaagaagcagaaaaagcAGAAAAGGGAAACCGAGCATCTAAACGGACACATCGTGACCGAGGATCAGAGCGTAGAATCTGAAGTTGtagagaaacagaagaagaaacacagaGAGGAGGTCAAAGCTGTAGGTAAAGGGGACACAGAGGCGTTGACGGAGAAAAAAtccaaaaaggagaaaaagaagaaaaagaaacattcaGAAGAGGCAGATTAG